In Aerosakkonema funiforme FACHB-1375, the genomic window TAAACAATGAGTTAAGCGATTTCGTATCCAGTAATACAAATAGGACTTACGCAAAGAAACCGGGTTTCTAGATCGTCATTTTTACCTTCTTACCGAGTGGCATCTGTGTCGCTTATAAATTAATCGTCTCAATTTAAAAAATGGGTTTAATCAGACTTAAGGGTGAAAGCATCTTTGGGTGCGATCGCAAATCCGACAAAAGTAGGAAGATTTTTAAATTTATATTAACGGGCAATCTTTCGGGGCAAAGATGAGGAAGATACCCAAGTTTCCCGGCTTTATGCAGTGGGCGTTCCGGCGAACTTTCGCGATGAAAGATATGCGTCGGGGTTAGGGCGTCGGGCGTCGGGCGTCGGGGGAGTTGCTATGGTTGTGGGTTTAGCCCTTGCAAAGCCAAACCCAACGATTTCTCTGCTAACCAGTTGGGTTTTGTTCCTGGAAACCTTTTTAGATTTTGGATTGTCAATTATTCAATCCAAAATCTAAAATCTAAAATTTTGTCATCGGGACAGTTTCCGATCGAAACGAAAAGCCCTCACTGCAAGACAGCGAGGGAGGTTCGGTTGAAACAGAGCGCTCGGTGATTAAACTGCTAACTTTAGAATCTCTTTTTTTGAAAAGAAGACCATGAGCGATTATTTAGATGAGAATGGCAGTCATACCTAATTTGAGGCTGGTGCTTCTTCAAAACCTCCTCAATTAAGTCATTTATTCTATTAATTCTATGTTTAAGGCATTCCGGGTCAATCGCGGCCCAAATAATAGCTCTGTTAGTTTTACTCATTTGTGTTGGCCAACACAAAATATATGTGATTTCAATTACATATTTCGCTAAAAATAGTTTGACAGCCTCTTACTTAGGGTAGAGAAGACATAAAAATAACCCGATCGCAGTAGTTTGCATACAAAATTTATTAACTATTTCATCTATCTAAAGAGTGATAAAATCAAAACAGTAGGGGTGAGGTTCCGCCGCCTCTACCCAGTTCTCAACGAGAAATACGAAAAACCCAAATTCATTCGTACTCAGTAACAAAATTTGAATAAAGTAAAAACTTATACTAATGTTAAATGATAAGCTTATTCCAAAAGCTTCTTCGATAGGATGGCAAAAGATATGCAACTGCTTCAGCTTTAAAGTTGCTTTAAATTGTATGAAACCGGACTTGCCATTCAAACCCACACAAGCGCGTCGCACTTGGACTCCTAATTTCGTTCTGGTTTTGAGTCTGGTGCTGACTGCGATCGCCAGCTACTACGTCTCCGCAATGACAAGAGCTAAAGACGAGCTCCGGTTTGAAAATGCAGTCCAGCGCACCCAGAACGACATTCAAAAACGTTTGGACACTTACATCACTCTGCTGCGTACAGGTAGTGGGTTATTTGCTGCTTCCGAGCAAGTTAGCCGCGATGAATTTCGTGCCTATATCGATCGCCTCGAACTCCGCCGCACTTACCCAGGAATTCAGGGAATCGGTTTCTCAGTGCGAGTATCCCCCTCAGAAAAAGATCGCCTCATAGCGGATATGCGTAAGCAAGGAGTAAAAAATTTTACGATAAGACCGCAATACAAACGTGCCGAATATCACTCGATTATTTATCTGGAACCGTTAGATCGGCGAAATCAAGCTGCGATCGGTTTTGATATGTTCGCCGAACCGATCCGCCGCGCTGCAATGGAACGGGCACGGGACACTGACTCACCCGCAGCATCCGGTAAAGTAATCTTGGTTCAGGAAATCGACAAACACAAGCAAGCTGGCTTCCTAATTTATGTGCCTGTTTATCGCAATGGCACAACACGCAACACAGTCGCGCAGCGTCGAGCCGCATTGCAGGGTTTTATCTACAGTCCTTTTCGTGCGGATGATTTAATGGCGGGAATTTTCAGCAACGAAGAATTTCCCTTCTTGGACTTTCAAATTTATGACGGAACTGCTCCCGACGCGAAAAACCTGTTGCACTCCTCAGATAGTAAGAGTGATTTCCAGCACAGATTTTACCGACCTCGCTTTACCACCACGATAAAGATAGATATCGCCGGACGCCCTTGGACTATTGTTTTCACTTCCCGACCGGAACTCGATCGCCTTTCCGAAACAAGGCTGATGCCTTACATCGCCGTTGTGGGTGTGTCGATCGGTTTGATACTGTTCGCTGTCACGCGCAGTCAAGTTCGCGCCCGCATTGCCGCAGAAAGTTTAGCGGTTGACTTGCGCGATTCGGAACGAGCGCTCAAACAAAGCGAGGAAAGATTTCGGCAACTGACTGAAAAAGTCCGCATCATTCCTTGGGAGGCAGATGCTATGACTGGGAGATTCACTTATGTTGGGCCTCAAACAGTGGATATCCTTGGCTATGCGCTAGAAGATTGGTACACCGATAACTTTTGGGAAAAACACATTTACTCAGAAGATCGAGAGTGGGCGATCGAGTTTTGTCAAAATGGCACAGTTTCTCAGGAAAACTACGAATTTGAATACAGAATGTTGGCAGCGGATGGAGACATTGTATGGTTACTCGATCTCGTGAA contains:
- a CDS encoding CHASE domain-containing protein, with protein sequence MKPDLPFKPTQARRTWTPNFVLVLSLVLTAIASYYVSAMTRAKDELRFENAVQRTQNDIQKRLDTYITLLRTGSGLFAASEQVSRDEFRAYIDRLELRRTYPGIQGIGFSVRVSPSEKDRLIADMRKQGVKNFTIRPQYKRAEYHSIIYLEPLDRRNQAAIGFDMFAEPIRRAAMERARDTDSPAASGKVILVQEIDKHKQAGFLIYVPVYRNGTTRNTVAQRRAALQGFIYSPFRADDLMAGIFSNEEFPFLDFQIYDGTAPDAKNLLHSSDSKSDFQHRFYRPRFTTTIKIDIAGRPWTIVFTSRPELDRLSETRLMPYIAVVGVSIGLILFAVTRSQVRARIAAESLAVDLRDSERALKQSEERFRQLTEKVRIIPWEADAMTGRFTYVGPQTVDILGYALEDWYTDNFWEKHIYSEDREWAIEFCQNGTVSQENYEFEYRMLAADGDIVWLLDLVNVVRDENGPKLLRGIMIDITDRKLVEAERTRLLEREQADRAEAEAANRMKDEFLATLSHELRTPLNAMVGWTTLLRTRKFDEATTARALETIDRNTKALSQLIEDLLDVSRIMTGKFRFDLRAVNLAATIEAAIDAVRSAAEAKNIIINSVFEDRFCLVSGDPTRLQQIVWNLLTNAIKFTPKGGQVEVHLDRHNSNAQITVIDTGQGISPEFLPHIFERFRQADASITRKHGGLGLGLAIVRHLVELHGGTIRAESPGEGQGAKFIVTLPFRAISDLSQVSEVASSDRQDILSDRNENVAIDKSLFLNNLSVLVVDDEPDARELVTAVLEKSGAKVTAVGSAKEAFAIITEAAGGRRPDILISDIGMPEEDGYTLIRKIRALKPDRGGQIPAIALTAYARAEERARAIAAGFHIHIPKPVIPEELIAVVANLLGARG